In Gossypium raimondii isolate GPD5lz chromosome 12, ASM2569854v1, whole genome shotgun sequence, a single window of DNA contains:
- the LOC105762866 gene encoding protein RER1A, with the protein MEGIGGDSASVASPLPQWGHDAWRIYQYYLDKTTPHTAYRWIGTLVVAAIYCLRVYYVQGFYIVSYGLGIYLLNLLIGFLSPLVDPELEVTDGPLLPTKGSDEFKPFIRRLPEFKFWYSMTKAFCIAFVMTFFSVFDVPVFWPILLCYWIVLFVLTMRRQIAHMIKYKYIPFSFGKQKYTGKKASPSSDGSRVD; encoded by the exons ATGGAGGGAATTGGGGGCGACAGTGCATCAGTTGCATCACCTTTGCCTCAATGGGGGCATGATGCTTGGAGGATCTATCAGTATTATCTGGATAAGACTACTCCTCATACAGCATATAGGTGGATTGGAACTCTTGTTGTAGCAGCTATCTACTGTTTGCGGGTCTATTATGTTCAAGGATTTTACATAGTTTCGTATGGCCTTGGGATCTACCTGCTGAATTTGCTAATTGGGTTTTTGTCCCCTCTGGTTGATCCCGAACTTGAAGTTACTGATGGGCCTTTGCTTCCAACAAAAGGTTCAGATGAATTCAAGCCATTTATTCGTAGGCTACCTGAGTTTAAGTTCtg GTACTCCATGACCAAGGCTTTCTGCATAGCATTTGTCATGACTTTCTTTTCGGTATTTGATGTCCCTGTCTTTTGGCCTATATTGCTTTGTTATTGGATTGTTCTCTTTGTCCTTACAATGAGGCGTCAGATTGCACACATGATCAAATATAAGTATATTCCATTCAGCTTTGGGAAGCAG AAATATACTGGTAAGAAAGCTTCCCCAAGTAGCGATGGCTCCCGTGTGGATTGA